A single region of the Chiloscyllium punctatum isolate Juve2018m chromosome 15, sChiPun1.3, whole genome shotgun sequence genome encodes:
- the dleu7 gene encoding leukemia-associated protein 7, translating to MQSPLSPLQTCIVHQQSALTVLHQYLRDQRHLGPAQPGPAQTPGGCSTLSQDGSSRRVPPPAPTSKRRTILQVARESRLTRFIGFTSGLLNLEQNSLAPLHLHVEWKLSAELRNLCSRMAARADCLRLDADLKAIEQCLQDIALQLLSSLSSDDSAARLQTIPALKELCKRFLEV from the exons ATGCAGAGTCCCCTCAGCCCTCTGCAAACCTGCATCGTCCACCAGCAGTCCGCCTTGACCGTCCTGCACCAATACCTGCGGGATCAGAGGCACCTTGGTCCGGCTCAGCCCGGCCCAGCTCAGACCCCCGGGGGCTGCTCCACTTTGAGCCAGGACGGCTCCAGCAGGAGGGTCCCCCCCCCAGCTCCTACCAGCAAACGCAGGACCATCCTCCAGGTCGCCCGAGAGAGCAGGTTGACCCGCTTCATCGGCTTCACTTCGGGTTTACTCAATCTCGAGCAGAATTCATTGGCTCCACTGCATCTCCACGTGGAGTGGAAG CTCAGCGCCGAGCTCAGAAATCTCTGCAGTCGCATGGCAGCCCGAGCTGATTGCCTCCGATTGGATGCGGATCTGAAAGCGATCGAGCAGTGTTTGCAGGACATTGCCCTGCAGCTACTGAGTTCACTGTCCTCGGACGACTCAGCTGCACGTCTGCAGACCATCCCCGCGTTGAAGGAACTCTGCAAGAGGTTCCTGGAGGTTTGA